In Trichoderma atroviride chromosome 2, complete sequence, one DNA window encodes the following:
- a CDS encoding uncharacterized protein (EggNog:ENOG41), translating into MAVNANVSAVDIPFITFSAANDAATLLFELIQAKASPPHLASDEDSIGYQLSLPLLADDPDSDDAGLDLNHFGWEIGAGTPPAMLDKGLRRDDPPLLLCPPGATPASKAVRKYIKDFHASISFHTNTGVLMLKTLCDRPIIYEQGDIYDNDLELRLDEWGNSTTCVLRRERNYIRIGPYRFLLKFNAQSPETNYRFITHMNKQIKSIYHGLVPSRLFNFIPKGSSYTRTRWNIWLHQQIPTTEIITGVNIYTGQPVAIGKLRNKDTIMTQLQMALQIKDTQKSGILGVIDVWCDHQASPPCLFYSQGSNVRTECHYTYYSMPLASYNFLDLPWSKLGVDKRLLYLHQTLLALAELHDQQLVHGNIQPRSLLIMGDNLRLDSETLSTQKVVLSLSMRRVEKMMSSGANICVAPEVWQNGGGNNRPGRDKTRHLGNSFFVDICVWNTT; encoded by the coding sequence ATGGCAGTCAATGCCAATGTCTCGGCAGTTGACATCCCCTTTATCACTTTCTCTGCTGCCAACGACGCCGCCACTCTCCTGTTTGAGCTCATCCAGGCGAAGGCGTCACCGCCACATCTCGCCAGTGATGAAGACTCCATCGGATATCAACTATCACTGCCGCTATTAGCCGATGATCCTGATTCCGACGACGCTGGCTTGGATTTGAATCATTTTGGATGGGAGATTGGTGCAGGCACACCGCCGGCTATGCTGGACAAAGGCCTGCGGCGTGACGATCCACCCTTGCTTCTTTGCCCTCCCGGCGCAACACCAGCTTCAAAGGCTGTTCGTAAATACATCAAAGACTTCCATGCCAGTATTTCCTTTCACACGAATACAGGCGTACTCATGCTCAAGACACTCTGTGATCGACCAATCATATACGAGCAAGGCGATATCTACGATAATGACCTGGAACTTCGCCTAGATGAATGGGGCAACAGCACAACGTGTGTTTTGCGAAGAGAGCGCAACTACATTCGTATTGGCCCGTACCGCTTTCTTTTGAAATTCAACGCACAAAGTCCGGAGACTAACTATCGGTTTATCACGCATATGAATAAACAAATAAAGAGTATATACCACGGTCTAGTCCCTTCGCGTCTGTTTAACTTTATCCCAAAGGGTTCTTCGTACACTAGAACCAGATGGAATATATGGCTACACCAGCAAATTCCGACAACTGAGATTATTACCGGCGTCAATATTTACACTGGACAACCTGTTGCTATCGGGAAACTGCGCAATAAAGACACAATCATGACTCAACTGCAAATGGCTCTCCAGATCAAAGACACGCAAAAGAGCGGCATACTTGGCGTTATTGATGTCTGGTGCGATCACCAGGCCTCTCCTCCTTGCCTTTTTTATTCGCAGGGTTCTAATGTACGCACGGAGTGTCACTATACCTATTATTCGATGCCGCTGGCCTCATACAACTTCCTGGACCTCCCTTGGTCCAAGTTGGGCGTTGATAAGCGCCTTCTATATCTCCATCAGACGTTATTAGCCCTTGCCGAACTGCATGACCAACAACTTGTTCATGGGAATATTCAGCCCCGGTCCCTGCTCATTATGGGTGACAATTTACGCCTGGATTCTGAAACTCTTTCGACACAAAAAGTCGTTCTATCCCTCTCCATGAGGCGGGTAGAGAAAATGATGTCTAGTGGGGCAAATATTTGTGTCGCACCTGAAGTATGGCAGAACGGGGGGGGCAACAACAGACCTGGACGGGATAAAACTCGACATCTGGGCAATAGCTTCTTCGTGGATATATGCGTTTGGAACACCACCTAA
- a CDS encoding uncharacterized protein (EggNog:ENOG41): protein MLAWEPRDRPTVAEALASDAWHLVQTMKQEREDEKQQKRKAEMQSDGVKRVRVLSPSERDYKIFEP from the coding sequence ATGTTGGCTTGGGAGCCACGAGATAGACCAACCGTGGCCGAAGCTCTTGCAAGCGACGCCTGGCATCTAGTCCAGACAATGAAACAAGAGAGggaggatgagaagcagcagaagcgaaAGGCCGAGATGCAATCAGACGGGGTCAAGAGAGTTAGGGTGCTCTCACCTAGTGAGAGAGATTACAAGATTTTTGAGCCGTGA